From a region of the Odoribacter splanchnicus DSM 20712 genome:
- a CDS encoding transposase — translation MAKVQNISEIHPTLGFTEFDILERYRKSFHESELVRLHSVFPFEHIAKTVGLSDQHLGRRNIFSPCAKIALMVLKAYTGFSDRQLVEHLNGNIHYQMFCGIMISPSFPITNYKIVSAIRNEIASRLDIDSLQEVLASHWKPYLDSLHVCMADATCYESHMRYPTDMKLLWESLEWLYRYICRHCVEPGIRRPRNKYRNVAESYLSYCKKRKRKASRTRMLKRRMIRLLEKLLIQRDEIHREYGTLLRYTQDYQKRLSIIRKVLVQEKEMFVGKKVRDRIVSIDRHYVRPIVRGKETKSVEFGAKVNNIQIDGISFIEHLSFKAFNEGIRLKDCIRMQQKLMNVRVRCVAADSIYANNANRKFCTKYGISTSFVRKGRAARDESLRKVLRSELSKERATRLEGSFGTQKQHYSLSRIKARNRKTEILWIFFGIHTANAILMIDKVRNRALKAA, via the coding sequence ATGGCAAAAGTACAAAATATTTCAGAAATTCACCCTACTTTGGGGTTTACAGAATTTGATATTCTGGAAAGATACCGCAAAAGTTTTCATGAGAGTGAGCTTGTCCGGCTTCATTCGGTATTTCCATTTGAGCATATAGCAAAGACTGTGGGCTTGTCGGACCAGCATCTGGGGCGCAGGAATATATTCAGTCCCTGCGCAAAGATTGCCCTTATGGTCCTGAAGGCATACACCGGATTCTCTGACAGGCAGCTGGTGGAACATCTGAACGGGAACATACACTACCAGATGTTCTGCGGGATTATGATAAGTCCGTCCTTCCCCATAACCAACTACAAGATAGTCAGTGCTATCCGCAATGAGATAGCGTCCCGTCTTGATATTGATTCCCTCCAGGAAGTGCTGGCTTCACACTGGAAACCCTATCTTGACAGCCTTCACGTCTGTATGGCCGATGCCACATGCTATGAAAGCCATATGCGTTATCCTACTGACATGAAACTCCTTTGGGAAAGCCTTGAATGGCTCTATAGATATATCTGCAGGCATTGTGTGGAACCTGGCATAAGACGTCCCCGCAACAAATACAGGAATGTAGCGGAGTCCTATCTGTCCTACTGCAAGAAAAGAAAAAGGAAGGCTTCGAGGACAAGAATGCTCAAGCGTCGTATGATCAGGCTTCTTGAAAAGCTCCTCATACAGAGGGATGAGATTCATCGAGAGTACGGAACCTTACTCCGCTATACCCAGGATTACCAGAAACGTCTTTCCATCATCAGAAAGGTTCTTGTACAGGAAAAGGAAATGTTTGTAGGGAAGAAGGTCAGGGACCGCATCGTCAGCATTGACCGTCATTATGTACGTCCCATTGTAAGAGGCAAGGAAACAAAGTCCGTCGAGTTCGGTGCGAAGGTCAACAACATACAGATAGACGGCATATCGTTCATCGAACATCTTTCGTTCAAGGCTTTCAACGAAGGTATACGCCTGAAGGACTGCATCCGCATGCAGCAGAAGCTCATGAATGTGAGGGTAAGATGCGTGGCTGCCGATTCCATATATGCCAATAATGCCAACCGAAAGTTCTGTACAAAATATGGAATATCAACATCCTTTGTACGCAAGGGAAGGGCGGCCAGGGATGAATCCTTGAGAAAGGTTCTCAGAAGTGAACTCTCCAAAGAAAGGGCCACCAGGCTTGAAGGCAGCTTCGGCACTCAAAAGCAACATTACTCACTCTCAAGGATAAAGGCACGGAACAGGAAAACGGAAATCCTTTGGATTTTCTTTGGAATACATACGGCAAATGCCATACTGATGATAGATAAGGTCAGGAACAGAGCGCTGAAAGCAGCATGA
- a CDS encoding endonuclease/exonuclease/phosphatase family protein produces the protein MKNLFSTLILSLLALGCTQQQPESLRLATFNIRYDNSGDGPNSWPHRKDSICAFIHRVDPDIIDMQEVLHHQLEVLKTGLPEYTVVGVGREDGKTAGEYAPIFFKQAKYTLLDQNTFWLCEKPDSVGMVGWDAALTRIATWVKLQDKKTGQILMVVNTHFDHIGTEARRNSALLIIEKIKEIVGTSPAILTGDFNVSEDWDAYKTITNNEFILKDAHKVAGKRTGVDFTYHNFGKIPAEKCEKIDFIFVTPQIRVISSYIPFSQLNDTLFLSDHNPEIVELEIEKS, from the coding sequence ATGAAGAATCTATTTTCCACCCTTATCCTGAGCCTTTTGGCCCTCGGCTGTACCCAACAACAGCCTGAGTCCCTGCGTTTAGCGACTTTCAATATCCGTTACGATAATTCAGGAGACGGTCCCAATAGCTGGCCACACCGCAAAGACAGTATATGTGCTTTTATCCACAGGGTCGATCCCGATATCATCGACATGCAGGAAGTCTTGCATCACCAGCTGGAAGTCTTGAAAACCGGCTTACCCGAATATACAGTTGTCGGAGTCGGCCGGGAAGATGGAAAAACAGCCGGAGAATATGCACCGATCTTCTTTAAACAAGCGAAATATACCCTATTGGACCAGAATACTTTCTGGCTTTGTGAAAAACCGGACAGTGTCGGAATGGTCGGTTGGGATGCCGCTTTGACCCGGATTGCAACCTGGGTAAAATTACAAGATAAGAAGACAGGACAAATCCTTATGGTAGTAAACACACATTTCGATCACATAGGTACCGAAGCCCGCCGGAACAGTGCCCTGCTGATTATCGAAAAAATTAAAGAAATCGTTGGGACTTCTCCCGCTATTCTCACCGGAGATTTTAATGTATCGGAAGACTGGGATGCCTATAAAACAATTACCAACAACGAATTTATTCTGAAAGATGCCCACAAAGTGGCCGGAAAACGGACAGGAGTGGATTTCACTTACCATAATTTCGGTAAAATACCGGCCGAAAAATGTGAAAAAATCGATTTTATCTTCGTTACCCCACAAATCCGGGTAATCAGTTCGTACATCCCTTTCTCACAACTCAACGACACCCTATTCTTATCCGACCATAACCCCGAAATCGTCGAATTGGAGATTGAAAAGAGTTGA
- a CDS encoding DUF748 domain-containing protein, which produces MKILKISTITVAVLVAVFIIIACIFPPIAKNYINKHSKELIGRQINIKGLYINIFTGYARITDFQLLEANDLDTFVSFDTLSVDMSLHRLLANEVRINHISLTNPSVKVLQQGSEFNFDDLLALGSTDTLSADSPAAQPVASSTLQSPASDSLSPASPATTSANPLAIALYNISIQGGHILYKDLERNSVWQMENFGLQIPGVYFSGQNTDVGIALNFNDGGHLQTAIQYNMEAGNYLLDIDLTNFSIAPIQPYLTDFTRISTIGGILNTHLNIEGNAEHVTELVVRGNLGINHLSLADASHKEVLATDSIYIDMETINPGKAIFHFNTIAVNGIKTGFELRKDGNTMSDLFPETPEDTVRGAAEQTPAAGPQTTATAPDFKVSTFRINNSLFTFKDQTLRHPFTFSLENINLVADQLSLTQENKAKVSSTLKNGGTIIFNYEGKLDDLSNTDILLSIKNLDLKTFTPYSMQYFGYPLQKGILSFSSVNNIRKSMLDGRNNLNIAKCEVGNKHKDPKPDYNIPLKTALYLIKDKDDLIRMDLPVKGDINSPEFSYRKIIFKTLTNLLVKVAVSPVNFLANSLGFSPEKLKNLPFEAVQNDFTPEQLTQINQLAEIIKAKPEMTLLLEQFVNVQQSKVQLADFYVKRNYYLQQHPEKSQTTLLPIDYSKIMEIDTKDIQFLNYVGTQVSEDKKTAYLDDQLLSLADSTQLNQLTHQLMDRRNQVLKEYLLRQEVPEKCIRISTATAEKLVAYKGKNQYTIGLVFAGDEPDPELIAEETEN; this is translated from the coding sequence ATGAAAATTCTTAAAATATCCACTATTACAGTGGCTGTTCTCGTCGCAGTGTTCATTATCATCGCTTGTATTTTTCCGCCGATCGCCAAAAACTACATCAATAAACATAGTAAAGAGTTGATCGGGCGTCAGATCAACATCAAAGGACTCTACATAAACATTTTCACCGGCTATGCCCGTATCACCGATTTCCAATTATTAGAAGCCAACGATCTGGATACTTTCGTTTCTTTCGATACCCTCAGTGTGGATATGTCTCTACATCGTCTGTTAGCGAATGAAGTCAGAATCAACCACATTAGTCTGACCAATCCCAGCGTAAAGGTACTTCAGCAAGGCAGTGAGTTCAATTTCGACGATCTTTTGGCCCTCGGGTCAACGGATACGTTATCCGCCGATAGTCCTGCTGCCCAGCCGGTGGCTTCTTCTACTCTACAATCGCCGGCCTCCGACAGCCTTTCTCCGGCCTCTCCGGCCACAACTTCGGCAAATCCCCTTGCCATTGCCCTCTATAATATCAGCATACAGGGAGGTCATATCCTTTACAAAGATTTAGAGCGTAATTCGGTTTGGCAAATGGAAAATTTCGGACTTCAGATTCCGGGGGTTTATTTCAGTGGTCAAAATACCGATGTCGGCATCGCATTGAATTTCAATGACGGTGGACATTTGCAAACGGCTATCCAATACAACATGGAAGCAGGCAATTATCTATTGGATATCGACCTGACCAATTTCTCAATCGCTCCTATCCAACCTTACCTGACAGATTTCACCCGGATCAGTACAATCGGCGGAATCCTGAATACTCACCTTAACATCGAAGGTAACGCCGAACATGTAACCGAATTAGTGGTTCGTGGCAATCTGGGTATAAACCACCTGTCACTTGCAGACGCCAGTCACAAAGAAGTCTTGGCTACCGATAGCATTTATATCGATATGGAAACGATCAACCCCGGAAAAGCTATTTTTCATTTTAACACGATCGCTGTCAACGGTATCAAAACCGGTTTCGAACTCCGTAAAGACGGAAATACCATGAGCGACCTGTTCCCAGAAACTCCCGAAGATACCGTCCGGGGGGCGGCAGAACAAACTCCAGCTGCCGGACCTCAAACTACAGCAACAGCCCCCGATTTCAAAGTCAGCACCTTCCGGATCAATAATTCGCTTTTCACCTTCAAAGATCAGACCTTGCGTCACCCCTTCACTTTCAGTCTGGAAAATATCAATCTGGTTGCCGACCAACTGAGTCTCACTCAAGAAAATAAGGCCAAAGTCAGCAGTACCCTCAAAAATGGAGGGACCATTATTTTCAACTACGAAGGGAAATTAGACGATCTCAGCAATACAGATATCTTACTCAGTATCAAGAATCTGGATTTAAAAACTTTCACTCCTTATAGCATGCAATATTTCGGTTATCCATTGCAAAAAGGGATCCTTTCTTTCAGCAGCGTGAACAATATCCGTAAGAGTATGCTGGACGGACGTAATAACCTGAATATAGCCAAATGTGAAGTCGGAAATAAACACAAAGATCCGAAACCCGATTATAACATCCCATTGAAAACAGCTTTATATCTGATCAAAGACAAAGACGATCTGATTCGAATGGATTTACCTGTAAAAGGAGACATCAACTCTCCTGAATTTTCTTACCGGAAAATCATTTTTAAGACCCTGACCAATTTATTGGTGAAAGTAGCCGTTTCTCCGGTTAACTTTCTGGCAAATTCCCTCGGTTTCTCTCCAGAAAAACTGAAAAATCTTCCATTCGAAGCAGTACAGAACGACTTTACTCCTGAACAATTGACTCAAATCAACCAATTAGCCGAAATTATAAAAGCCAAACCGGAGATGACCCTACTCCTGGAACAATTTGTCAATGTACAGCAAAGTAAGGTACAATTGGCCGATTTCTATGTAAAACGCAATTATTATCTACAGCAACACCCTGAGAAATCACAGACTACCCTGTTACCGATCGACTACAGTAAAATAATGGAAATAGATACGAAAGACATTCAATTTCTCAATTATGTCGGAACCCAGGTCAGTGAGGACAAAAAAACGGCTTATTTGGATGACCAACTTCTTTCACTGGCCGACTCGACTCAACTGAACCAACTGACCCACCAATTAATGGACAGACGCAACCAAGTCCTGAAAGAATACCTGCTCCGTCAGGAAGTCCCGGAAAAATGTATTCGTATTTCGACCGCAACTGCAGAAAAACTCGTTGCTTATAAAGGTAAGAACCAATATACCATCGGTTTGGTATTCGCAGGTGACGAACCCGATCCGGAATTAATTGCGGAAGAAACCGAAAATTAA
- a CDS encoding 4-hydroxy-3-methylbut-2-enyl diphosphate reductase — protein MRVEIDEHSGFCFGVVNAIRKAEQELERGMLYCIGDIVHNDLEVERLRLRGLKTIEHEQFARLQHCRVLFRAHGEPPVSYEIAQKNEVEVIDASCPVVLNLQKRIRKAYEQTREQGGQVVIYGKRGHAEVVGLVGQTNGEALVIENPEDIRQIDFSRPVILFSQTTKSLEGFQAIAALLKEKGGAQVVVNDTICRKVANRIPQLREFAQKHDVVIFVSGEKSSNGKQLFATCCEVNPRTYLVQRAEDVKPEMLENAQSVGISGATSTPAWVMEEIRHKIELQ, from the coding sequence ATGAGAGTGGAGATCGATGAACATTCGGGTTTTTGTTTCGGGGTAGTGAATGCTATCCGCAAAGCGGAACAGGAATTGGAGCGGGGGATGTTGTATTGTATCGGTGATATTGTGCATAATGACCTCGAGGTAGAGCGTTTGAGGCTACGTGGATTGAAAACGATAGAACACGAGCAGTTTGCACGATTGCAACATTGCCGGGTATTGTTCAGAGCACATGGAGAACCTCCGGTGTCATACGAGATCGCTCAAAAGAATGAGGTTGAAGTGATCGATGCTTCTTGTCCGGTGGTATTGAATTTGCAGAAAAGAATCCGGAAAGCTTATGAGCAAACCCGGGAACAGGGTGGACAGGTGGTCATCTACGGAAAACGCGGGCATGCCGAAGTCGTGGGCTTGGTCGGACAGACGAATGGGGAGGCTTTGGTGATCGAGAATCCCGAGGATATCCGGCAGATCGATTTTTCGCGTCCGGTGATTTTATTTTCACAGACGACCAAAAGTCTGGAAGGTTTTCAGGCTATTGCAGCTTTGCTAAAAGAGAAAGGCGGGGCACAGGTGGTGGTGAACGATACGATCTGCCGGAAAGTGGCCAATCGTATACCTCAGCTGAGAGAGTTCGCACAGAAACATGATGTTGTCATCTTTGTCAGTGGCGAAAAGAGTTCGAACGGAAAGCAATTGTTCGCTACTTGTTGTGAAGTGAATCCCCGGACTTATTTGGTGCAAAGGGCGGAGGATGTAAAGCCGGAAATGTTGGAGAATGCTCAAAGTGTCGGAATTAGTGGGGCGACCTCTACACCGGCATGGGTGATGGAAGAAATAAGACATAAAATAGAACTACAATAA
- the pfkA gene encoding 6-phosphofructokinase has translation MGRIKRIGVLTSGGDAPGMNAAIRAVVRTAIFNGCEAYGIFGGYQGLIEGDIKRLKSNDVSNIIQRGGTILKSARSMEFRTPEGRTKAAQMLAEHKIDALVVIGGDGSFTGAKLLIQEHDIPVVGIPGTIDNDLYGTDSTIGYDTAVNTAVEAVDKIKDTASAHNRLFFVEVMGRDAGFIALRTAIATGAEAVLVPEVETDLTDLEHFIEKDYNPKTSSGIVIVAEGEKSGGAYSIAEKVAQKHPEYDIRVSVLGHMQRGGSPSQFDRVLASQLGAAAVDALMDDQKSIMLGIMNKEIVHVPFNKTIKHTKNLNPELLNLVRILSI, from the coding sequence ATGGGAAGAATAAAAAGAATTGGAGTACTGACTTCAGGAGGTGATGCTCCGGGAATGAATGCTGCCATTAGGGCTGTAGTCCGGACAGCTATCTTTAATGGCTGTGAAGCATATGGTATCTTCGGTGGTTATCAGGGATTGATCGAGGGAGATATCAAAAGATTGAAATCCAATGATGTAAGCAATATTATTCAGCGGGGAGGAACGATTCTGAAATCTGCCCGTAGTATGGAATTCCGTACACCGGAAGGACGTACCAAAGCCGCTCAGATGTTGGCAGAGCATAAAATCGATGCTTTGGTGGTGATCGGGGGAGACGGTTCTTTTACCGGTGCTAAACTATTGATTCAGGAACATGACATTCCGGTGGTAGGTATTCCGGGAACGATCGATAATGACTTGTACGGTACCGATTCGACGATCGGATACGATACGGCTGTCAACACTGCAGTGGAAGCTGTCGATAAAATTAAAGATACGGCGAGTGCTCACAACCGGCTTTTCTTTGTAGAAGTGATGGGACGTGATGCCGGATTTATCGCTTTACGTACCGCTATCGCCACCGGTGCCGAAGCTGTGTTGGTGCCGGAAGTGGAAACGGACTTGACCGATTTGGAACATTTTATTGAAAAAGATTATAATCCGAAAACCTCCAGTGGAATCGTAATTGTCGCTGAAGGTGAAAAATCAGGTGGGGCTTACAGCATTGCTGAAAAGGTGGCTCAGAAACATCCCGAGTATGACATCCGGGTGTCTGTATTGGGACATATGCAGAGAGGCGGTTCTCCTTCTCAGTTCGACCGGGTTTTGGCCAGTCAGTTGGGTGCTGCCGCTGTCGATGCTTTGATGGACGATCAGAAGAGCATTATGCTGGGAATCATGAATAAAGAGATTGTTCATGTTCCTTTTAACAAAACGATCAAGCATACCAAAAACCTGAATCCTGAATTATTGAATCTGGTGCGGATTCTGTCTATTTAA
- the priA gene encoding replication restart helicase PriA — MRYADVIVPLAVEGMYTYTVPVSLESEVREGTLVLVSFAGNKRYTALVGRIHDQAPVGYQVKPIEDVIEKQVSFSALHLRFLLWLGGYYMATPGEVMKAALPVAFRLESFTSITRTTEEVDYAGLTTNEKILLRFLQPGEYVSLKEAEKYLKIKNGLPLVRNLLARNYIQIKETVDDLFREKKERIVTWAKEYTEEELGALLDRLKRAPAQYAMLCRWIEWGKTEIEKGEWLRLTGQSAATLKGLCDRAILKVEERKISRLGGDGDAGGSSWQLNAEQQGALGRIRDFFLEKDCVLLQGVTSSGKTEVYIRLIQEYLNRGQQVLYMLPEIALTVQIVRRLQRVFGDRIGIYHSGMSDNMRAELWRKQCSDEPFQLILGVRSSIFLPFRNLGLIIVDEEHDASYKQKEPAPRYNGRDAAVMLGKLSEARVLLGSATPSFESFQHALTGKYGYVQMNSRYGGIQMPEIRLADVGEYRRKKLMKGSFSPLLLEEMEKVLSEHKQVILFQNRRGYSSYVQCDRCGEIPKCRYCDVSLTYYKQRHVLVCRYCGAIVSMSDRCSVCGEGHYRERTPGTERIEEEVLRLFPQARVARMDLDVMSSKSRFRSVIEDFEQGKTDILIGTQMVTKGLDFANVKLVGVIDADSMVNFPDFRAEERVYCMLMQVSGRSGRKGDRGKVVIQAADVKNRVYTMLTDGNYRTFFEQLAAERELFVYPPFGRMIQVELRHKEVVPLRNAANRLAVRLRGQLGKRVCGPAVPEISKIGGYHRLILLLKLENGISCSGVKNRLLEEIRILKQEKQWGALRVICDVDPQ, encoded by the coding sequence ATGCGATATGCTGATGTCATCGTGCCCCTGGCGGTAGAAGGAATGTATACCTATACGGTGCCTGTGTCTCTGGAAAGCGAGGTTCGCGAGGGTACATTGGTATTGGTGTCGTTTGCCGGTAACAAGCGGTATACCGCTTTGGTCGGTCGTATACATGACCAGGCGCCTGTCGGATATCAGGTAAAGCCTATCGAGGATGTCATCGAGAAACAGGTTTCGTTTTCGGCTCTGCACCTGAGGTTTTTATTGTGGCTCGGCGGGTACTATATGGCCACTCCCGGCGAAGTGATGAAGGCGGCTTTACCGGTGGCTTTCCGTTTGGAGAGTTTTACCAGCATTACCCGTACCACGGAGGAAGTGGATTATGCGGGGTTGACTACGAACGAAAAAATCTTACTCCGATTTTTACAGCCTGGCGAATATGTTTCGCTGAAAGAAGCGGAGAAATATCTGAAAATTAAAAACGGGCTTCCGTTGGTGAGAAATCTGTTGGCCCGGAATTACATCCAGATTAAAGAAACAGTGGACGACTTGTTCCGGGAAAAAAAGGAGCGTATCGTCACTTGGGCAAAAGAGTATACAGAGGAAGAATTGGGGGCGTTGTTGGATCGCTTGAAAAGAGCACCGGCCCAATATGCTATGCTTTGCAGATGGATTGAATGGGGTAAAACTGAAATCGAAAAAGGGGAGTGGTTGCGTTTGACCGGACAATCGGCCGCTACACTCAAAGGATTGTGTGACAGAGCGATTTTGAAGGTCGAAGAAAGAAAGATAAGTCGGTTGGGAGGAGACGGAGACGCCGGAGGAAGTTCTTGGCAGCTCAATGCAGAACAACAGGGCGCTTTAGGGCGCATCCGGGATTTTTTCCTTGAAAAAGATTGTGTTTTGTTGCAAGGGGTGACCTCTTCCGGGAAAACGGAGGTATATATTCGTCTGATACAGGAATATCTGAATCGGGGACAGCAGGTGTTGTATATGCTGCCCGAGATCGCTTTAACCGTACAGATCGTAAGACGGTTGCAACGGGTTTTCGGTGACCGTATCGGAATTTATCATTCCGGTATGTCGGATAATATGCGCGCTGAATTGTGGCGGAAGCAATGTAGCGACGAACCTTTTCAATTGATACTCGGAGTCCGTTCGTCGATCTTTCTGCCTTTTCGGAATCTGGGATTGATTATTGTGGATGAGGAACATGACGCTTCTTACAAACAAAAAGAACCTGCACCCCGTTATAATGGCCGGGATGCTGCGGTTATGCTGGGGAAATTGTCGGAAGCCAGAGTCCTGTTAGGGTCGGCGACGCCTTCTTTCGAGTCTTTTCAACATGCGCTTACCGGAAAATATGGGTATGTACAGATGAACAGCCGTTATGGTGGAATTCAGATGCCCGAAATTCGTTTGGCCGATGTGGGAGAATACCGGCGTAAAAAGCTGATGAAAGGTAGTTTCTCTCCCTTATTGCTGGAAGAGATGGAGAAAGTGCTGAGCGAACACAAACAGGTTATTTTATTTCAGAATCGCAGAGGTTATTCTTCCTATGTACAATGTGACCGTTGCGGGGAAATCCCGAAATGCCGTTATTGCGATGTGAGTCTGACCTATTATAAGCAGCGCCATGTACTCGTTTGCCGTTATTGCGGGGCTATCGTGTCGATGAGCGACCGTTGTTCGGTTTGCGGGGAGGGGCATTACCGGGAAAGAACACCCGGAACGGAGCGGATAGAGGAAGAAGTATTACGGCTTTTCCCGCAGGCCCGGGTAGCCCGGATGGACCTGGACGTGATGAGTAGTAAGTCTCGTTTCAGGAGTGTCATCGAAGATTTTGAACAGGGGAAGACCGATATCCTGATCGGGACTCAAATGGTCACTAAAGGCCTGGATTTTGCAAATGTCAAGCTGGTCGGAGTGATAGATGCCGATAGTATGGTCAATTTCCCGGATTTCAGGGCGGAGGAACGGGTTTATTGTATGTTGATGCAGGTTAGCGGGCGTAGTGGACGGAAAGGTGACCGGGGGAAAGTGGTTATTCAGGCGGCGGATGTTAAAAACAGAGTGTATACCATGCTGACCGATGGGAATTACCGGACGTTTTTCGAGCAATTGGCTGCAGAACGGGAGTTGTTTGTATATCCTCCCTTCGGCCGGATGATTCAGGTGGAACTAAGACATAAAGAGGTGGTACCTTTACGGAATGCCGCTAACCGGCTGGCTGTCCGTTTGCGCGGGCAGCTGGGCAAACGGGTGTGTGGGCCTGCTGTTCCGGAGATTAGTAAAATCGGTGGGTATCATCGGCTGATTTTGTTATTGAAGCTGGAAAACGGAATCTCTTGTTCGGGGGTGAAAAACAGGCTTCTTGAAGAAATCAGAATATTGAAACAAGAAAAACAGTGGGGAGCACTTCGGGTCATTTGTGATGTGGATCCTCAATAA